One Candidatus Peregrinibacteria bacterium DNA segment encodes these proteins:
- a CDS encoding ATP-binding protein: protein MYRRRLITDRLKFLVETFPVVVLSGARQVGKSTLLNHEFGAGFDYIVFDPVIDIGNARQDPELFLDHHPTPLILDEIQYAPDLLAVIKRRVDKNRKPGQYIITGSQQWGVMKSISESLAGRAVFLDLPPFSFYEINDDFSPWLDTFLKDPEAFLRAKHSRPLQKTTLYEQLWRGFYPEAQVIPLETVPDYYQSYIRSYIERDVRLMADISNLQLFNRFVALSAALSAQEVNYSQMGREFGLSPQTARHYLDLLKASFQWFEIPAFSGNLIKRLSRKPKGYCVDTGLVCALQAISSPQSIASHPLLGALFETAVVMELHKQCSAMSTSPKLYHWRLHSGSEVDLILEKDGRYFPIEIKADSHPKRSDARGIQAFREAYPRLDIGPGIILAPTENSYPLTKNDFVLPWDLVIMEKQ from the coding sequence ATGTACAGACGCCGATTGATCACAGATAGACTGAAGTTTTTAGTAGAAACCTTCCCGGTGGTGGTTCTTTCAGGCGCGCGACAAGTGGGAAAAAGCACCTTGCTCAATCATGAGTTTGGCGCAGGCTTTGATTATATTGTCTTTGACCCTGTGATTGATATTGGCAATGCTCGCCAGGATCCTGAGCTTTTTTTGGACCACCATCCCACTCCACTCATTTTAGATGAGATTCAATATGCCCCTGATCTTTTAGCTGTGATTAAACGCCGGGTCGATAAGAATCGTAAACCAGGTCAATACATCATCACTGGCTCTCAACAGTGGGGTGTCATGAAATCTATTTCTGAAAGTCTAGCTGGACGAGCTGTTTTTTTGGATTTGCCTCCTTTTTCTTTTTACGAAATCAACGATGATTTTTCTCCATGGCTAGACACTTTCTTGAAAGATCCAGAAGCCTTTTTAAGAGCAAAACACAGTCGCCCGCTACAAAAAACTACACTCTATGAACAGTTGTGGAGGGGGTTCTACCCAGAAGCTCAAGTGATTCCACTAGAAACGGTTCCAGATTATTATCAATCTTACATTCGTAGCTACATCGAACGTGACGTTCGCTTGATGGCGGATATATCCAATCTTCAACTTTTCAATCGATTTGTTGCTTTAAGCGCTGCACTTAGCGCACAAGAAGTGAACTATTCGCAGATGGGCCGAGAATTTGGTCTTTCTCCTCAAACTGCCAGACATTATTTGGACTTGCTTAAAGCTAGTTTTCAGTGGTTTGAGATACCTGCTTTTTCTGGAAATCTAATCAAAAGATTGAGTCGAAAACCTAAGGGCTACTGCGTAGATACGGGACTCGTCTGTGCCCTGCAGGCCATTTCTTCACCTCAAAGCATTGCAAGCCATCCTCTTTTAGGGGCACTTTTTGAAACTGCTGTGGTGATGGAGCTTCACAAGCAATGCAGCGCCATGAGTACATCCCCTAAATTGTATCATTGGCGGCTCCATTCCGGATCCGAAGTCGATCTCATTTTAGAAAAAGATGGTCGTTACTTTCCCATTGAAATCAAGGCCGACAGCCACCCAAAACGCTCCGATGCACGTGGCATTCAAGCTTTTAGAGAAGCTTACCCCCGTTTGGATATAGGGCCCGGTATCATCCTTGCGCCTACGGAGAACTCCTACCCTCTCACAAAGAATGATTTCGTGTTACCATGGGACCTCGTCATAATGGAAAAGCAATAA
- the folD gene encoding bifunctional methylenetetrahydrofolate dehydrogenase/methenyltetrahydrofolate cyclohydrolase FolD, with protein sequence MAQILDGRAVSDSLLAEVQRDVEELKQKGVFPKLVVIFVGENAASQVYVRKKQEACEKVGMLSEKLELPASISQDALIAEIERLNHDPEVHGMILQLPIPKHLEVSKIIKAIDPVKDVDGFQAYNVGKMFLSAEFENMAPCTPKGITKILEFYKIDVSGMNIVVIGRSNIVGKPMGVMLLNRDATVTICHSKTKDLEKFTREADLLVAAVGKPRFVKADMVKEGAIVIDVGMHRTEDGKLCGDVDFETVEPKVSMITPVPGGVGPMTVACLLMNTVTAARKQVTL encoded by the coding sequence ATGGCACAAATCCTGGATGGACGCGCGGTTTCTGATTCTCTGCTCGCTGAAGTGCAACGCGACGTGGAGGAACTGAAGCAGAAGGGTGTTTTCCCAAAACTTGTGGTGATTTTTGTGGGTGAAAATGCTGCGAGCCAAGTCTATGTTCGCAAAAAGCAAGAAGCGTGTGAAAAAGTGGGCATGCTCAGTGAAAAATTGGAATTGCCTGCAAGCATCAGCCAAGATGCGCTTATCGCTGAAATTGAGCGACTCAATCATGATCCTGAAGTGCATGGCATGATTTTGCAATTGCCGATTCCCAAGCATTTGGAGGTTTCAAAAATCATCAAAGCCATTGATCCCGTGAAAGATGTGGATGGATTCCAAGCCTATAATGTGGGCAAAATGTTTTTGAGCGCTGAATTTGAAAACATGGCACCTTGCACACCCAAGGGAATCACCAAGATTTTGGAGTTTTATAAGATCGATGTATCCGGCATGAACATCGTAGTGATTGGACGCAGCAATATTGTGGGCAAACCCATGGGAGTGATGCTTTTGAACCGCGACGCCACCGTGACGATTTGCCACAGTAAAACCAAAGATTTAGAAAAATTCACTCGTGAGGCGGATTTGCTCGTCGCTGCCGTGGGCAAGCCTCGTTTTGTGAAAGCCGACATGGTGAAAGAAGGAGCCATTGTGATCGACGTGGGCATGCATCGCACGGAAGACGGAAAACTGTGTGGAGATGTGGATTTTGAAACTGTGGAACCCAAGGTCTCTATGATCACTCCTGTTCCTGGAGGCGTGGGGCCCATGACCGTAGCCTGCTTGCTGATGAATACCGTGACAGCGGCACGCAAACAAGTTACTCTTTGA
- a CDS encoding 50S ribosomal protein L1 has translation MSHGKKYQAALGKIEAGKLYPLNEAAALVKETASTKFDSSIEIHLNLGIDPTQAEQMIRSTVALPHGTGKKVRVVAFVTEDKVKEAKEAGAIEAGANELVEKIEKGWLDFDVAVATPDMMKNLAKVARQLGQAGLMPNPKSGTVTPNVTGVIADLIKGQVEFRNDKQGNLHNVVGKASFGAKQLEENIASYLKAVNEKKPAAVKGNFINTITLCASMGPAVKVTVNETLSSL, from the coding sequence ATGTCTCACGGTAAAAAGTACCAAGCCGCGCTTGGAAAGATCGAAGCTGGAAAGCTTTATCCTCTTAATGAAGCGGCTGCGCTGGTTAAAGAAACCGCAAGCACCAAGTTTGATTCTTCAATCGAGATCCATTTGAACCTGGGGATCGATCCCACTCAAGCGGAACAAATGATCCGTTCTACAGTGGCTTTGCCTCATGGAACCGGTAAAAAGGTGCGTGTGGTGGCTTTCGTGACCGAAGACAAGGTTAAGGAAGCCAAGGAAGCAGGAGCGATTGAAGCCGGTGCCAATGAACTCGTTGAAAAGATTGAGAAAGGATGGCTCGACTTTGATGTTGCTGTGGCCACTCCCGATATGATGAAGAACCTTGCCAAGGTGGCTCGCCAACTCGGTCAGGCAGGACTCATGCCCAATCCTAAATCTGGAACCGTTACTCCCAATGTGACCGGAGTGATTGCCGATCTCATCAAAGGACAGGTGGAATTCCGCAATGACAAGCAAGGAAATCTGCACAATGTAGTGGGAAAAGCTTCTTTCGGAGCCAAACAACTCGAAGAAAACATCGCTAGCTATCTCAAGGCTGTGAATGAAAAGAAACCGGCTGCCGTGAAGGGAAACTTCATCAACACCATCACCCTTTGTGCGTCTATGGGACCTGCTGTGAAGGTAACGGTGAACGAAACCCTCAGCAGTTTATAA
- the purD gene encoding phosphoribosylamine--glycine ligase, whose product MKKILLVGNGAREHCIAETLKRSPQEVELGVFATAVNPGIKELASEYHLADSLLDFEALKTFAMSFKPDFAFVGPDDPIGAGAADVLLELGIRSVAPLKSLARLESSKSFTRDLVEKYGILGNPRYKVFFAVEGLKEWMAELGGEYVVKADGLLGGKGVQVSGEHLKTFDEGVAFAQASIEKFGRVVVEEKFVGVEFSLMSFCDGTHVVDMPAVQDHKRAFEGDTGPNTGGMGTYGDANGSLPFLTEADLAAAHEITVKVAAALKQECGAEFKGIMYGGFMAVKDGVRLIEYNARFGDPEVMNVLPLLQSDFVTVCEAILEGTLDSLTVEFEKKATVVKYLCPEGYPTAAIKNVRIELGPMPEGVKMYYASVDSREDGLYLLGSRAIAMVGMGSNLAEAERAAEAACAAVTGPVFHRRDVGTAELIGKRVEMMRGLRESL is encoded by the coding sequence ATGAAAAAAATCCTTCTTGTTGGAAATGGGGCTCGTGAACATTGCATTGCAGAAACTTTGAAGCGCAGCCCACAAGAAGTGGAACTGGGCGTGTTTGCGACGGCGGTGAATCCAGGGATTAAAGAGCTTGCGAGTGAGTATCATCTTGCGGACAGTTTGCTGGATTTTGAAGCATTGAAAACCTTTGCGATGAGTTTCAAACCGGACTTTGCTTTCGTGGGTCCCGATGATCCCATTGGTGCGGGCGCTGCCGATGTGCTTTTAGAACTCGGCATTCGCAGTGTGGCTCCTTTGAAAAGCTTGGCTCGCCTGGAAAGTTCCAAATCCTTCACGCGCGATTTAGTGGAAAAATATGGCATCCTTGGCAACCCTCGTTACAAAGTTTTTTTTGCGGTGGAGGGCCTCAAAGAGTGGATGGCGGAACTCGGCGGTGAATATGTGGTGAAAGCCGATGGTCTCTTGGGTGGAAAAGGGGTGCAGGTGTCCGGTGAACATTTGAAGACTTTCGATGAGGGAGTGGCTTTTGCTCAGGCTTCCATTGAAAAATTTGGACGCGTTGTGGTGGAAGAAAAATTTGTGGGAGTTGAGTTTTCACTCATGAGTTTTTGTGATGGCACTCATGTGGTGGACATGCCGGCGGTGCAAGATCACAAACGCGCCTTCGAAGGGGACACGGGTCCGAACACCGGTGGAATGGGCACTTATGGCGATGCGAATGGCTCCCTTCCCTTTTTGACAGAAGCGGATTTAGCGGCAGCACATGAGATCACGGTGAAGGTGGCTGCGGCATTGAAGCAAGAGTGCGGTGCGGAATTTAAGGGCATCATGTACGGAGGCTTTATGGCGGTGAAAGACGGCGTGCGTCTCATTGAGTACAATGCGCGTTTCGGTGACCCCGAGGTGATGAATGTGCTGCCGCTGCTTCAGTCGGATTTTGTGACTGTGTGTGAGGCGATTTTGGAAGGCACTTTGGATTCGCTCACTGTGGAATTTGAAAAAAAAGCAACGGTGGTGAAATATCTGTGCCCTGAAGGCTACCCTACTGCGGCGATAAAGAATGTGAGGATTGAGCTGGGCCCTATGCCGGAAGGGGTGAAAATGTATTACGCCTCTGTGGACTCCCGTGAAGATGGGCTCTATTTGCTGGGCTCGCGTGCGATTGCGATGGTGGGAATGGGCTCGAATTTAGCAGAGGCTGAACGCGCGGCTGAGGCGGCCTGCGCAGCGGTAACGGGACCCGTGTTTCATCGACGCGATGTGGGGACGGCGGAGCTCATTGGAAAGAGGGTGGAAATGATGCGAGGTTTGAGGGAGAGTCTCTGA
- the purF gene encoding amidophosphoribosyltransferase, with product MCGIVGIHSNQPVANELYDGLMMLQHRGQDAAGMVTMEGHHIHMKKADGLASEVFKQKDMEVLRGNTGMAHVRYPTAGTYNPAEAQPFYVNAPFGLALIHNGNLTNTAQLKREVLDTDHRHLNTESDSEVLLNILAHEIEALGVSGLTPEVCFKAMEQVYKRVKGAYACIVMIAGRGMMAFRDPNAIRPLIMGQRQDDLYTDTIFASESVALDVLGFNVIRDVKPGEVIFVDTKGQMTSKICAEKPVYTPCIFEYVYFARPDSMIDDISVYKARLRMGEKLAHKIKAANMDIDVVIPVPSTSRHSAVPLAYELGVKYREGLVKNRYVGRTFIMPGQSMRQSNIRRKLNPIRLEIEGKNVLLVDDSIVRGNTSKKIVQMVRDMGAKKVYFASAAAPLHNPCVYGVDMPSRKEFVANELTEDEISKAIGADRVFYQNLEDLAEAVREGNPKIERFCMACFDGKYPTPDVTEEVLRAAEESRSCAQVEMEAQVPLI from the coding sequence ATGTGTGGAATCGTCGGAATTCATTCCAATCAGCCTGTCGCCAATGAACTTTACGACGGACTCATGATGCTTCAACATCGCGGGCAAGATGCAGCGGGAATGGTGACGATGGAGGGACATCACATCCACATGAAAAAAGCGGACGGACTTGCGTCTGAGGTTTTTAAGCAAAAGGACATGGAGGTATTGCGTGGAAATACGGGAATGGCCCATGTGCGTTACCCCACGGCTGGCACTTACAATCCTGCGGAGGCACAGCCTTTTTATGTGAACGCACCGTTTGGACTTGCGCTGATTCACAATGGAAATTTGACGAACACGGCTCAACTCAAACGCGAAGTTTTGGACACCGATCATCGGCATCTCAATACGGAGTCGGACTCGGAAGTTTTGCTCAATATTTTAGCGCATGAAATTGAAGCACTGGGCGTTTCAGGGCTCACGCCAGAGGTGTGCTTTAAGGCCATGGAACAGGTTTATAAACGCGTGAAGGGGGCCTATGCCTGCATTGTGATGATCGCCGGCAGGGGCATGATGGCGTTCCGTGACCCCAATGCCATTCGTCCGCTCATTATGGGGCAGCGCCAGGATGATTTGTACACCGACACCATCTTTGCTTCTGAAAGCGTGGCGCTCGATGTGCTCGGCTTTAATGTGATTCGCGACGTGAAACCGGGGGAAGTCATTTTTGTGGACACCAAAGGACAAATGACTAGTAAAATTTGTGCCGAAAAACCTGTCTATACCCCGTGTATTTTTGAATATGTTTATTTTGCCCGTCCCGACAGCATGATTGATGATATTTCGGTGTACAAGGCACGTTTGCGCATGGGTGAAAAATTGGCGCATAAAATCAAGGCTGCGAATATGGATATCGATGTGGTGATTCCGGTGCCCTCCACTTCTCGTCACTCCGCTGTGCCTCTTGCCTATGAACTGGGCGTGAAGTACCGCGAAGGATTGGTAAAAAATCGTTATGTGGGGCGCACTTTTATTATGCCAGGACAGAGTATGCGTCAAAGCAATATTCGTCGAAAGTTGAATCCGATTCGGCTCGAAATTGAGGGCAAGAATGTGCTGCTGGTGGATGACTCCATTGTGCGTGGAAACACATCTAAAAAGATTGTGCAAATGGTTCGAGATATGGGGGCTAAAAAGGTTTATTTTGCTTCTGCAGCAGCGCCTCTGCATAATCCTTGTGTGTATGGAGTGGATATGCCCAGTCGTAAAGAATTTGTGGCCAATGAATTGACTGAAGATGAAATTTCAAAGGCCATTGGAGCGGATCGGGTTTTTTATCAAAATTTAGAAGATTTGGCAGAAGCGGTGCGTGAAGGAAATCCAAAAATTGAGCGTTTTTGCATGGCGTGTTTCGATGGAAAATACCCCACTCCAGATGTGACGGAAGAAGTGTTGCGTGCGGCGGAAGAAAGTCGTTCGTGTGCGCAAGTGGAAATGGAAGCGCAAGTGCCTTTGATTTAA
- the dut gene encoding dUTP diphosphatase → MQIRIQRIDKSLPLPTYATEGSVGFDLVARETVVIEPGKIELVPGNVIVEVPKGYMLAVASRSSTPKKKGLTPPHGFGVIDRDYCGPQDELKIQVYNFSDAPVTVERGEKIAQGVFVRVDKFDWLEVDSIREESRGGFGSTD, encoded by the coding sequence ATGCAAATCCGCATCCAACGCATCGACAAAAGCCTTCCCCTTCCCACTTATGCCACCGAGGGCAGTGTGGGATTTGATTTGGTGGCGCGGGAAACGGTGGTGATAGAACCTGGGAAAATCGAGTTGGTGCCGGGGAACGTGATCGTAGAAGTGCCTAAAGGTTATATGCTGGCGGTGGCTTCTCGCAGCAGCACACCTAAAAAGAAGGGCCTCACTCCTCCGCATGGTTTTGGGGTGATTGATCGAGATTATTGCGGCCCCCAAGATGAACTTAAAATCCAGGTTTATAATTTTTCGGATGCTCCGGTGACCGTGGAACGCGGCGAAAAGATTGCTCAGGGGGTCTTTGTACGAGTGGACAAGTTTGACTGGTTGGAAGTGGACAGTATTCGTGAAGAAAGCCGGGGTGGATTTGGGAGTACGGACTAG